A single genomic interval of Streptococcus oralis subsp. dentisani harbors:
- the lacD gene encoding tagatose-bisphosphate aldolase, with amino-acid sequence MVLTEQKRVRLEKLSDENGIISALAFDQRGALKRLMAQYQTEEPTVAQMEELKVLVADELTKYASSMLLDPEYGLPATKALAPNAGLLLAYEKTGYDTTSTKRLPDCLDVWSAKRIKEQGADAVKFLLYYDVDSADELNQQKQAYIERIGSECVAEDIPFFLEILAYDEKIADAGSAEYAKVKPHKVIGAMKVFSDPRFNIDVLKVEVPVNVKYVEGFGDGEIVHTREEAAAFFKAQDEATNLPYIYLSAGVSAKLFQETLVFAHESGANFNGVLCGRATWAGSVETYIKDGEAAAREWLRTTGFENIDELNKVLQTTATSWTERV; translated from the coding sequence ATGGTTTTAACAGAACAAAAACGTGTACGCTTAGAAAAACTCTCAGATGAAAATGGTATTATCTCAGCTCTTGCCTTTGACCAACGTGGTGCTTTGAAACGCCTCATGGCTCAATACCAAACGGAAGAGCCAACAGTTGCTCAAATGGAAGAACTTAAAGTATTGGTTGCAGATGAATTGACAAAATACGCATCATCTATGCTTCTAGACCCAGAGTATGGTCTCCCAGCTACAAAAGCGCTTGCTCCAAATGCTGGTCTTCTCCTTGCTTATGAGAAAACTGGTTACGACACAACAAGCACCAAACGCTTGCCAGACTGCCTGGATGTTTGGTCTGCAAAACGTATCAAGGAACAAGGTGCAGACGCTGTTAAGTTCTTGCTTTACTATGACGTAGACAGCGCTGACGAACTCAACCAACAAAAACAAGCCTACATCGAACGCATCGGTTCTGAGTGTGTGGCGGAAGATATTCCATTCTTCCTTGAAATCCTCGCTTACGATGAAAAAATCGCTGACGCAGGTTCTGCAGAATATGCGAAAGTAAAACCACACAAGGTTATCGGTGCCATGAAAGTCTTCTCAGACCCACGCTTCAATATCGATGTCTTGAAAGTGGAAGTTCCAGTCAATGTTAAATACGTTGAAGGCTTTGGTGATGGTGAAATTGTGCATACTCGCGAAGAAGCAGCAGCCTTCTTCAAAGCTCAAGACGAAGCAACAAATCTTCCATACATCTACTTGAGTGCAGGTGTGTCAGCTAAACTCTTCCAAGAAACACTTGTCTTTGCCCACGAATCAGGCGCAAACTTCAACGGCGTTCTTTGTGGACGTGCAACATGGGCTGGATCAGTTGAAACTTACATCAAAGACGGTGAAGCAGCAGCTCGTGAATGGCTACGTACAACTGGATTTGAGAACATTGACGAACTCAACAAGGTTCTTCAAACAACAGCGACTTCATGGACTGAACGTGTATAA